TCTCCGCGGGCCCGTTCTGCGCGGCCGGTACGGCGGGGTCGGCGCCGTTGACGCCGGGGTGCAGCCGGGACCAGTTGGCGACCAGGCCGGGTTCCGCGACCGGCGCCTTCACGGCGGCCGTGGCCCGGACGTCGGCGACGCGCGGACCGGGCCCGATCGGCACCGCCGCACCCGCCAGCCGGACGGGACCGGCGTCGGGGGAGCCGACGGGCGAGGGGCCGTGCGAGGGCGCGTGCGAGGGCGCCGGGCGGGTGAGGACCACGGGGTCGTGGGACGGCGGGGGCGGTACGGCCCCCCGCCCCATGGCCACGCCGCCACCGCCACCGCCGCCGACACCTGCTCCGCCTCCGCCGCTGCGGGGGCTCGCGGGTGCCGGTTTCGGTGCCGGGCGCCCGCCGCGGCGCGTCTCGATCATGGTGACCGCCTTCTCGGGCAGCCACGCCGACGCCGTACCGCTGTCGTCGGAGCCGGAGCCGAAGAGGTGGGGGGCGAGCTGGGCCTGGAGGTCCGCCGGGTTGGGGCGGGCCGTGGCCTCCATCTGCATGCAGGACTCGATGAGCGGACGCAGCTCGTCCGGGAGTCCCTCCAGGTCCGGGCCTTCGCGCAGCAGCATGAAGACCGTCTCGACCGGGTTGGCGCCGTGGAAGGGCGGGTGGCCGGTGGCGGCGAAGACGAGCATCGAGCCGAGCGAGAAGACGTCGCTCGCGCCGGTCACGCTCCGCGAGTCCTTCGCCTGCTCGGGCGACATGTAGGCGGGGGTGCCGACGGCCACGTTCGTCATCGTCAAACGCGTGTTCGAAACGCCGGACGCGATACCGAAGTCGATCACCCGGGGCCCGTCCTCGACGACGAGGACGTTGGACGGCTTGAGGTCACGGTGGACCAGTCCCGCCCCGTGGATGGACTGGAGGGCCTCCGCCACGCCCGCCGCCAGCCAGCGCACCGCCTGGGCCGGCATCGGCCCGCACTCGTTCACTATCTCCTCGAGGGAGGGCGCGGGCACGTACGCGGTGGCCAGCCACGGCACGGCGGCGCGCGGATCGGCGTCGACGACCGCGGCCGTGTAGAAGCCGGAGACCGCCCGGGCCGCCTCCACCTCGCGCGTGAAGCGCACGCGGAAGAGCTGGTCCTCGGCGAGCTCCGTACGGACCGTCTTGATCGCCACGCGCCGGCCCGAGGCCGAACGTGCCAGATAGACCAGCCCCATGCCGCCGGCACCCAGCCGTCCCAGCACCTCGAACGGCCCGATCCGCCGAGGATCGTGCTGCGTCAGCTGATCCACCACTTGCCTGCCACCTCCCCGTACGAGCCGCGTCACCCACTTGTGTACACGGCCCCGTGCAGCGTCTCACCACCGCACCGCCATGGCGGCACGCACCCCGATTGTTCCTGGCCGGGCGGCTGGTTGCGAACCCGCGGGCATTCGGGGTGTCTCATTTCATATGCGGGCAAAAAATCCTCACGGTAGGACAAACCTGCCGGTGAGACGTTCGATGAGCGGGCGTGTGAGGGGGTCGGCGAGGGGTCAGAGGGGTCCGGTGGGGGTCCGAGGAGAGGTCGGCGAGGCGTCGGCGAGGGGCCTGAGGGATCCGTTGTGGGGGGCCGGTGGGGGGGCCGAGGAGGGCGGCGAGGCGTCGCTGAGGGGCCTGAGGGATCCGTCGGGGGTCCGGTGGAGGTCCGGCGAGGGTTGGATCAGGGTCCGATGAGGGACGGACGAGGCGGCTGACAGGGTCGGACGAGGGGCTGCTCAGCGCTGGAGCAGCGCGAACGACGCGCCCTGATCGTCGGTGACGACGGCCACCGTGCCGTACGAGGCGGTGAACGGCCCCGCCTGCACCCGCCCGCCGAGCCGGCTCACCGCGCCCAGCGCCGCTTCGCAGTCCTCGACGCCGAAGTGGACGAGGAAGTGCGGCGGCATGACCTCGGAGAAGACGTCGCCGACGGGCGCCCGGCCGAAGTCGGGCTTCGCGCCGGGGCCGAAGAGGGCCTCGTGGAAGAGGTGGCCGTAGAAGGTGTTGGCCTGCTCGGTGTCGCGGGCGTAGAGCTGCGCCCAGGCGAAGGTGCCGGGGGTGTGCCGGACGCCGAAGCCGGCGTGGCTCCCGGTCTGCCAGAGGCCGAAGACGGCGCCCTCGGGGTCGGCGGCGAGGGCCGCGACGCCCAGCCCGCCGACCGGGAACGGGGGCATGATCACCTGTCCGCCGCCGGTCCGGATGCGGTGGGTGGTGGCCTGTGCGTCGGGGGTGGCGAAGTAGACCGTCCAGACGGTGGGCATCCGACCGTCCGTCTTCTGGGCGAGCGCGGCGACGGCCGCCGCATCCAGCCGGGCCCATACGGAGGCGCCCTGGCCCTCCGGCCGCGCCTCGAAGCTCCACCCGAAGAGCTCACCGTAGAACCGCCTGCCCGCGTCCACATCGGGAAGCTGCGCATCCACCCAACAGGGGACACCCTCCGGGAAACCTTGGGGGGAGCCCTGGGGGGACCCTTGGGGGGATCCCTGGGAGGAGCCCAGGGAGGAACCCTGGGCAGACCCCTGGGCAGACCCCTGGGTGGGCCCCTGGGTGGGCCCCTGGGTGGGCCCCTGGGTGGGCCCTTGGGAGAAGTCCTGAGCGGACCCTTGTGGGGGCCCTTGGGGGGCGCCCTGGGGAGACCCCGGGGAGGAGCCCCCGGAGGATCTCGGGGAGGGGCCCTCGGGGGGCCTCTCTGAGGCGCCCTCGGAGGAACTCTCGCCGGACCGCCCGGAGGGCGATCTCGGGGAGGGGCCCTCGGGGGGCCTCTCTGAGGCGCCCTCGGAGGAACTCTCGCCGGACCGCCCGGAGGGCCCCTCTGCGTTCACCG
The Streptomyces sp. NBC_01485 genome window above contains:
- a CDS encoding outer membrane protein assembly factor BamB family protein — encoded protein: MVDQLTQHDPRRIGPFEVLGRLGAGGMGLVYLARSASGRRVAIKTVRTELAEDQLFRVRFTREVEAARAVSGFYTAAVVDADPRAAVPWLATAYVPAPSLEEIVNECGPMPAQAVRWLAAGVAEALQSIHGAGLVHRDLKPSNVLVVEDGPRVIDFGIASGVSNTRLTMTNVAVGTPAYMSPEQAKDSRSVTGASDVFSLGSMLVFAATGHPPFHGANPVETVFMLLREGPDLEGLPDELRPLIESCMQMEATARPNPADLQAQLAPHLFGSGSDDSGTASAWLPEKAVTMIETRRGGRPAPKPAPASPRSGGGGAGVGGGGGGGVAMGRGAVPPPPSHDPVVLTRPAPSHAPSHGPSPVGSPDAGPVRLAGAAVPIGPGPRVADVRATAAVKAPVAEPGLVANWSRLHPGVNGADPAVPAAQNGPAETPAGWRPWRFRMSNDVWGTPSVAGDLVYVTSFEVHALDVATGRRRFKTRDVAWSMAVSDGRVHASDGPTLFALDAREGGDLWRLSTDAWVYSLKADRGTVVTGTRGGGVQAWEASGGQKLWEISGCQTDFESPEAGPTLHEGTVYVWQDARLRALDARTGDERWSYPIGDTASCGGVPVRVTPGPDGYVYLSAGTRVLAVDVASGMVRWHFEAPAVFLSPPTFVPGPAVTGGGVYLADYLGTVYAIDATDGRDRWRIATEARASVDPVLVAAGHVHVGSGKGLYTLDAVTGTPKWRFQAGGDIVGAPAVAEGRIHFGSTDHLLYTLKADDGRLRWKLATGGEITGSPVVRDGVVYACSKDRCVYALDAEKGTGTARTA
- a CDS encoding VOC family protein; its protein translation is MDAQLPDVDAGRRFYGELFGWSFEARPEGQGASVWARLDAAAVAALAQKTDGRMPTVWTVYFATPDAQATTHRIRTGGGQVIMPPFPVGGLGVAALAADPEGAVFGLWQTGSHAGFGVRHTPGTFAWAQLYARDTEQANTFYGHLFHEALFGPGAKPDFGRAPVGDVFSEVMPPHFLVHFGVEDCEAALGAVSRLGGRVQAGPFTASYGTVAVVTDDQGASFALLQR